Proteins encoded in a region of the Haloarcula sp. CBA1129 genome:
- the cbiG gene encoding cobalt-precorrin 5A hydrolase, which produces MSTDNDSGSNSCKAPDSDGEVAENIAIVAFERKMDTAEDIVDGIGDRYESIDILEYHGDVFEEYWGEYDCFIGLMASGIAMRKTAHLLDDKWDDPAICVVDEELTWAIPITGGHHGANQVADDLASMGAVPAMTTASEAADKQGVEKQAKALDAHVVNGDSTVATNLAVLDDELGPIERLDGPKAVLVDDDVTVLKRNKDDGVVLGCGSVAGAAVEQFHAAWEQALNEADLDRSDVEFVATGTRKADEEGMLAAAEEWGLGVVAFEKGTLEEFEGPTPSRSKELIGWPGIAEASAIAAGSEHDLLAEKTRYDEAVTVAIGQ; this is translated from the coding sequence ATGAGCACTGACAACGACTCCGGTTCGAACAGTTGCAAAGCACCCGACTCCGACGGCGAGGTAGCCGAGAACATCGCTATCGTCGCCTTCGAGCGGAAGATGGACACCGCCGAAGACATCGTCGACGGCATCGGCGACCGCTACGAGTCCATCGACATCCTCGAATACCACGGCGACGTGTTCGAGGAGTACTGGGGCGAGTACGACTGCTTCATCGGCCTGATGGCCAGCGGTATCGCGATGCGCAAGACGGCCCACCTGCTCGACGACAAGTGGGACGACCCCGCCATCTGTGTCGTCGACGAGGAACTGACGTGGGCCATCCCCATCACCGGCGGCCACCACGGCGCGAACCAAGTCGCCGACGACCTCGCGTCGATGGGCGCGGTGCCGGCGATGACGACCGCAAGTGAGGCCGCAGACAAACAGGGCGTCGAGAAGCAGGCCAAGGCGCTTGACGCCCACGTCGTTAACGGCGACTCGACGGTCGCGACGAACCTCGCCGTGCTCGACGACGAACTCGGCCCCATCGAGCGCCTCGACGGGCCCAAGGCCGTGCTGGTCGACGACGACGTGACGGTGCTCAAACGCAACAAAGACGACGGTGTCGTGCTGGGCTGTGGCAGCGTCGCCGGTGCGGCTGTCGAGCAGTTCCACGCAGCTTGGGAGCAGGCGCTGAACGAGGCCGACCTCGACCGCTCGGACGTGGAGTTCGTCGCTACCGGGACGCGGAAAGCCGACGAGGAGGGGATGCTCGCCGCCGCCGAGGAGTGGGGGCTGGGTGTCGTCGCCTTCGAGAAGGGGACCTTAGAGGAGTTCGAGGGTCCGACCCCCTCGCGCTCGAAGGAACTCATCGGCTGGCCGGGCATCGCCGAGGCGTCGGCCATCGCCGCCGGCAGCGAGCACGACCTGCTGGCCGAAAAGACCCGCTACGACGAGGCCGTTACCGTCGCTATCGGGCAGTAA
- a CDS encoding cobalt-precorrin-4/precorrin-4 C(11)-methyltransferase, with protein MTDETGETDPQTAIDSVAGNRDDRVYEHSAGDEQEGIPFVGAGPGNPRLLTVAGRELLADADLVVHAGSLVNSELLEEYCADAETVSSIGKDLEELIPLMRDAYEAGDTVVRLHSGDPAIYGAALEQMDALEHEGVPTYIVPGVTSAFAASATMRTQLTLNEVANHVAFTRPQGKTLDEDEDHISEFVGMGDVTTCIYLGTHAVSETMERLLEDGHDPETPVAAIYHASWPDEDVIEGTIATIGEKLEDAGYRASAMVVIGDAVGGEDYERSFLYGDWANRGSDADSQEADD; from the coding sequence ATGACTGACGAGACTGGCGAGACGGACCCGCAGACGGCAATCGACTCCGTCGCCGGGAACCGCGACGACCGTGTCTACGAGCACAGCGCCGGCGACGAGCAGGAGGGCATCCCCTTCGTCGGGGCCGGCCCGGGCAACCCCCGGCTGCTGACTGTCGCCGGCCGCGAGCTGCTGGCCGACGCCGACCTCGTAGTCCACGCTGGCTCGCTGGTCAACAGCGAACTGCTGGAGGAGTACTGCGCCGACGCTGAAACGGTGTCCTCCATCGGCAAGGACCTCGAAGAGCTGATTCCGCTGATGCGGGACGCCTACGAGGCCGGCGACACCGTCGTCCGGCTTCACAGCGGCGACCCCGCCATTTACGGTGCAGCACTGGAGCAGATGGACGCACTCGAACACGAGGGCGTGCCGACCTACATCGTCCCCGGCGTCACCTCAGCCTTTGCCGCCAGCGCGACCATGCGGACCCAGCTGACGCTCAACGAGGTCGCCAACCACGTCGCCTTCACGCGCCCGCAGGGCAAGACCCTCGACGAGGACGAGGACCACATCTCCGAGTTCGTCGGCATGGGTGACGTGACGACCTGCATCTATCTGGGCACCCACGCCGTCAGCGAGACGATGGAGCGGCTGCTCGAAGACGGGCACGACCCTGAAACTCCGGTGGCGGCCATCTACCACGCATCTTGGCCTGATGAGGACGTTATCGAGGGGACGATTGCGACCATCGGCGAGAAACTGGAGGACGCCGGGTATCGGGCGTCTGCGATGGTCGTCATCGGCGACGCCGTCGGCGGCGAGGACTACGAACGCTCCTTCCTCTATGGCGACTGGGCCAACCGGGGGAGCGACGCGGATTCACAGGAGGCTGACGACTGA
- a CDS encoding cobalt-factor II C(20)-methyltransferase → MTLYGIGLGPGQPDLVTVRGKRALESADVVYSPGRLSRSVATEHVPEERIGDLDFPMTRDEEKLRSAWKEAAAEIAPTAREGDAAFVTLGDPNVYSTFGHLRRTLAAFHPEVDLEVVPGVSAMSAFATALGVEITAGSSLALREADRGASPTGPDRMILFKVTDAPATHEGLVEAGYDVVYGRRLFMEQGETVVTDDPSEIDERDYYTLAYAEKPETRVEQATDAFLEAADESGVVTDGGEQSIGDLARQERSEAALCGDEVKHD, encoded by the coding sequence ATGACCCTCTACGGCATCGGCCTCGGCCCCGGTCAGCCCGATCTGGTGACGGTGCGGGGCAAGCGTGCCCTCGAATCCGCCGACGTGGTGTACTCCCCGGGCCGACTCTCGCGGTCGGTCGCGACCGAGCACGTCCCCGAGGAGCGCATCGGCGACCTCGATTTCCCGATGACCCGCGACGAGGAAAAGCTCCGGTCGGCGTGGAAAGAGGCCGCTGCGGAAATCGCGCCGACGGCCCGCGAGGGCGACGCCGCCTTCGTCACGCTCGGTGACCCGAACGTCTACTCGACCTTCGGCCATCTCCGGCGGACCCTCGCCGCCTTCCATCCCGAGGTCGACCTCGAAGTGGTGCCCGGCGTCAGCGCCATGTCGGCGTTTGCGACGGCGCTGGGCGTCGAAATCACCGCCGGGTCGAGCCTCGCTCTCAGGGAGGCCGACCGCGGCGCGTCGCCGACCGGCCCCGACCGGATGATTCTGTTCAAGGTGACAGACGCGCCGGCCACCCACGAGGGACTGGTCGAGGCCGGCTACGACGTGGTGTACGGCCGTCGGCTGTTCATGGAGCAGGGCGAGACAGTTGTCACGGACGACCCGAGCGAGATCGACGAGCGAGACTACTACACGCTGGCCTACGCCGAGAAGCCCGAGACGCGCGTCGAGCAGGCGACCGACGCCTTCCTCGAAGCGGCCGACGAGAGCGGTGTCGTGACCGACGGCGGCGAGCAATCAATCGGTGACCTCGCCAGACAGGAGCGCTCCGAAGCCGCCCTCTGTGGCGACGAGGTGAAACATGACTGA
- the cbiT gene encoding precorrin-6Y C5,15-methyltransferase (decarboxylating) subunit CbiT — translation MSRVSLPHDAKAGPTKPEVRAVLASKLALTGSDHFAEVGSCTGAVTITAARRAGRVTALERKPNRLDVTRKNLAANDIDADVELREAEAPEGLPDDADALFLGGSRNYEAVLDHAVETGVDRIVMNVSRLEVAGAATEAFRDRDILEEVVQFQVSHGYELAGATSFNSENPVYMLVGSASEDVAADGAGGPSDADAASGGKR, via the coding sequence ATGTCCCGCGTCTCGCTCCCACACGATGCGAAGGCCGGTCCCACCAAGCCGGAGGTCCGGGCCGTCCTCGCAAGCAAACTCGCTCTCACCGGGTCCGACCACTTCGCGGAGGTCGGGTCCTGTACCGGTGCTGTCACCATCACGGCGGCGCGCCGGGCCGGGCGGGTCACTGCGCTCGAACGCAAGCCGAACCGACTCGACGTGACCCGCAAGAACCTCGCGGCCAACGACATCGACGCCGATGTCGAACTACGCGAGGCCGAGGCCCCTGAGGGATTGCCGGACGACGCCGACGCCCTCTTCCTCGGCGGGTCGCGCAACTACGAGGCGGTCCTCGACCACGCTGTCGAGACCGGCGTCGACCGTATCGTGATGAACGTCTCACGGCTCGAAGTCGCCGGCGCAGCGACCGAGGCCTTCCGCGACCGCGACATTCTGGAGGAGGTCGTCCAGTTTCAGGTGAGCCACGGCTACGAACTCGCCGGCGCGACGAGCTTCAATTCGGAGAATCCAGTGTACATGCTCGTCGGCAGCGCCAGCGAAGACGTTGCCGCCGACGGCGCTGGCGGGCCGAGTGACGCCGATGCCGCAAGCGGAGGCAAGCGATGA
- a CDS encoding ATP-binding protein, translating into MFEYVRSLGRGFSPTGLIVAGLGFFLTRFTVTLAVNDGLTAFVFGGVLPLVLGLGLSAFGVVLVVGEFERRFVRTVTLWCLAGTGAMLVLVLVTLVGNGGMGPLSAGGSRAYLSNFLIGGGVGGALTGVYAGRSNRQQHELEQQAARLDLVNRILRDRVLNALTVIRGRVEIAESRDGVGTADLLSVVDDRSAGVQQVVENMKHITHGGSELTLDAVPVVPCVESGVDTVRETHPSADYDLRTDVPADLQVRANTMLDNLVAHLVENGVVYNDSDSPRVEVAVTDTEDTVTISVSDNGPGLPERQRDLLDRGEIGSYEDRSTGFGLDLVRLLVRSYGGRTAATVTDEGTTITLILPHVSADGGVATTQSNDVLGLPPRRLGLAVGTSLVAAVVMGVPMQLLSGSVPVIGALYGVQNALVGWITHGFHSVVFGLVYAALVQTVPGHFSDRLRYVGVALGWSLVLWLVAAGLIMPLWLSLVGIEASLPNLSAVALLAHLLWGGSLAALYRYGCRVWAL; encoded by the coding sequence ATGTTTGAGTACGTTCGTTCCTTGGGCCGTGGCTTCTCACCGACTGGACTCATTGTCGCCGGTCTCGGCTTCTTTCTTACCCGGTTCACAGTCACGCTGGCAGTCAACGACGGACTGACGGCGTTCGTCTTTGGCGGGGTGTTACCGCTGGTACTAGGGCTAGGGCTGTCGGCGTTCGGTGTCGTCCTCGTCGTCGGTGAGTTCGAACGCAGGTTCGTCCGGACAGTCACGTTGTGGTGTCTCGCCGGGACCGGTGCGATGCTTGTCCTCGTTCTGGTAACGCTGGTCGGAAACGGCGGTATGGGGCCGCTGTCTGCCGGAGGGAGTCGCGCGTATCTGTCGAACTTCCTCATCGGCGGCGGCGTCGGCGGGGCGCTCACCGGCGTCTACGCCGGACGGTCGAACCGCCAGCAACACGAACTCGAACAGCAGGCCGCCAGGCTGGACCTGGTCAACCGCATCCTCCGCGACAGGGTGCTGAACGCGCTGACGGTCATCCGGGGCCGGGTAGAGATCGCGGAGTCGCGGGACGGTGTCGGCACGGCCGATCTCCTGTCGGTCGTCGACGACCGCTCGGCCGGCGTCCAGCAGGTCGTCGAGAACATGAAACACATCACCCACGGCGGGTCTGAACTGACCCTAGACGCCGTGCCCGTGGTCCCGTGTGTCGAGTCCGGCGTCGACACAGTCCGGGAGACGCACCCGTCGGCCGACTACGACCTGCGGACCGACGTGCCCGCGGACCTCCAAGTGCGGGCCAATACGATGCTCGACAATCTCGTCGCGCATCTGGTCGAGAACGGGGTCGTCTACAACGACAGCGACAGCCCACGCGTCGAGGTTGCGGTCACCGACACCGAAGACACCGTGACCATCAGCGTTAGCGACAACGGGCCGGGGTTGCCCGAGCGACAACGCGACCTGTTAGACCGCGGCGAAATCGGCTCCTACGAGGACCGTTCGACCGGTTTCGGGCTGGACCTCGTTCGCCTGCTCGTCCGGAGCTACGGCGGACGGACGGCGGCCACCGTCACCGACGAGGGGACGACGATAACGCTGATACTGCCGCACGTCTCGGCCGACGGCGGCGTCGCGACGACCCAGTCCAACGACGTGCTGGGACTTCCGCCGCGCCGCTTGGGCCTCGCTGTCGGCACGTCCCTCGTCGCTGCCGTCGTGATGGGTGTCCCGATGCAGCTACTCTCCGGGAGCGTCCCGGTCATCGGGGCGCTGTACGGCGTCCAGAACGCTCTGGTCGGATGGATAACCCACGGCTTCCACAGCGTCGTCTTCGGACTGGTGTACGCCGCGCTGGTCCAGACCGTACCGGGCCACTTCTCCGACCGCCTCCGGTACGTCGGGGTCGCACTCGGCTGGTCGCTCGTGCTCTGGCTTGTTGCCGCTGGGCTCATCATGCCGCTGTGGCTCTCACTGGTCGGTATCGAGGCGAGCCTCCCGAACCTCAGCGCGGTGGCGCTGTTGGCCCATCTCCTCTGGGGTGGTTCCCTTGCCGCGCTCTACCGCTACGGTTGCCGTGTCTGGGCACTGTGA
- the uvrB gene encoding excinuclease ABC subunit UvrB, with amino-acid sequence MSDTGGPLSIDRPDVDREFRVDAPFEPAGDQPEAIEQLAAGYRQGMDRQTLLGVTGSGKTNTVSWVVEEIQQPTLVIAHNKTLAAQLYEEFRELFPDNAVEYFVSYYDYYQPEAYVEQTDTFIDKDASINDEIDRLRHSATRSLLTRDDVIVVASVSAIYGLGDPRNYVDMPLSLEVGQEIERDDLLSRLVDLNYERNDVDFTQGTFRVRGDTLEIYPMYARYALRVEFWGDEIDRMLKVDPLEGEVKSEEPAALLHPAEHYSIPEQRLQRAIDEIEKLLDQRISYFERQGDHVAAQRIEERTTFDIEMMQETGYCSGIENYSVHLSDRETGEAPYTLLDYFPDDFLTVVDESHQTLPQIRGQFEGDKSRKESLVENGFRLPTAFDNRPLTFEEFEEKTDQTLYVSATPGDYEREHSDQVVEQIVRPTHLVDPAVEIASATGQVEDLLGRIDERVERDERVLVTTLTKRMAEDLTEYLEESGVSVAYMHDETDTLERHELIRSLRLGDIDVLVGINLLREGLDIPEVSLVAILDADQEGFLRSETTLVQTMGRAARNVNGEVVLYADERSNAMQSAIQETQRRRRIQQQYNEEHGFEPTTIEKEVGETNLPGSKTDTGGISSDGASDPDEAARQIEQLEERMQEAADNLEFELAADIRDRIRELREEFDLDGGDDSDGVPAPGPEF; translated from the coding sequence ATGAGCGACACCGGCGGACCACTCTCTATCGACCGACCCGATGTCGACCGCGAGTTCCGCGTCGACGCCCCGTTCGAGCCGGCGGGCGACCAGCCCGAGGCCATCGAGCAGCTCGCGGCGGGCTATCGGCAGGGGATGGACCGACAGACACTGCTCGGCGTGACCGGCTCCGGGAAGACCAACACCGTCTCGTGGGTCGTCGAGGAAATCCAGCAGCCGACGCTGGTCATCGCCCACAACAAAACGCTCGCGGCCCAACTGTACGAGGAGTTCCGCGAGCTGTTCCCGGACAACGCTGTCGAGTACTTCGTCTCCTACTACGATTACTACCAGCCCGAGGCCTACGTCGAGCAGACGGACACCTTCATCGACAAAGACGCTTCCATCAACGACGAGATCGACCGGCTGCGCCACTCCGCGACGCGCTCGCTGCTCACCCGCGACGACGTGATCGTTGTCGCGTCGGTGTCGGCCATCTACGGCCTCGGTGACCCGCGCAACTACGTCGATATGCCCCTCTCGCTTGAGGTGGGCCAAGAGATCGAGCGCGACGACCTGCTCTCTCGGCTGGTCGACCTGAACTACGAGCGCAACGACGTGGACTTCACGCAGGGAACCTTCCGCGTGCGCGGGGACACGCTGGAGATTTACCCGATGTACGCCCGCTACGCCCTGCGCGTGGAGTTCTGGGGCGACGAGATCGACCGGATGCTGAAGGTCGACCCGCTGGAAGGCGAGGTCAAAAGCGAGGAGCCCGCCGCCCTGCTCCACCCGGCGGAGCACTACTCGATTCCGGAACAGCGGCTCCAGCGCGCCATCGACGAAATCGAGAAACTGCTGGACCAGCGCATCAGCTACTTCGAGCGCCAGGGCGACCACGTCGCCGCCCAGCGCATCGAGGAGCGGACCACGTTCGACATCGAGATGATGCAGGAGACGGGCTACTGCTCGGGCATCGAGAACTACTCGGTCCACCTCTCGGACCGCGAGACCGGTGAAGCCCCCTACACGCTGTTGGATTACTTCCCCGACGACTTCCTCACCGTCGTCGACGAGTCTCACCAGACGCTCCCCCAGATTCGCGGCCAATTCGAGGGCGATAAGAGCCGCAAGGAGAGCCTCGTCGAGAACGGTTTCCGCCTGCCGACGGCGTTCGACAACCGTCCGCTCACTTTCGAGGAGTTCGAGGAGAAGACCGATCAGACGCTGTACGTGAGCGCCACCCCGGGCGACTACGAGCGCGAGCACAGCGATCAGGTCGTCGAGCAGATCGTCCGCCCGACCCACCTCGTCGACCCGGCCGTCGAAATCGCCTCGGCGACGGGGCAGGTCGAGGACCTGCTCGGACGGATCGACGAGCGCGTCGAGCGCGACGAGCGGGTGCTGGTAACGACCCTGACCAAGCGGATGGCCGAGGATCTCACAGAGTATCTGGAAGAATCCGGCGTGAGCGTCGCGTACATGCACGACGAGACGGACACGCTGGAACGCCACGAGCTCATCCGCTCGCTCCGGCTGGGTGACATCGACGTGCTGGTCGGTATCAACCTCCTCAGGGAGGGGCTGGACATTCCAGAGGTGTCGCTCGTGGCGATTCTGGACGCCGATCAGGAGGGTTTTCTCCGCTCGGAGACGACGCTCGTCCAGACGATGGGGCGGGCCGCCCGGAACGTCAACGGCGAGGTCGTGCTGTACGCCGACGAGCGCAGCAACGCCATGCAGTCGGCCATTCAGGAGACCCAGCGACGCCGGCGAATCCAGCAGCAGTACAACGAGGAACACGGCTTCGAGCCGACGACCATCGAGAAGGAAGTCGGCGAGACGAACCTGCCGGGGAGCAAGACCGACACCGGCGGTATCTCCAGTGACGGCGCGAGCGACCCTGACGAGGCCGCCCGCCAGATCGAGCAATTGGAGGAGCGGATGCAGGAGGCCGCGGACAACTTGGAGTTCGAACTGGCCGCCGACATCAGGGACCGCATCCGCGAACTCCGCGAGGAGTTCGACCTAGACGGTGGCGACGACAGCGACGGCGTGCCGGCACCCGGCCCGGAGTTCTGA
- a CDS encoding rubrerythrin family protein encodes MTAADLLDAVRDDQQTELSRLGSSKTLYADTRGEMEPDVVLAAAAAREGAAHDTFDAWTGDDHDDAAALFADAATETAERRDSIDADPVDRTPAMHDVLDDFDGTVERLGGFVGWALVDKKVKEQYTGFFTGQADPQTASTFRSAGSDVVDLREDATELLDAVCESDDDWDAAEAAAIDVISTAYDEYFETLEDLGVNPKPVC; translated from the coding sequence ATGACCGCAGCAGATCTTCTCGACGCCGTTCGCGACGACCAGCAGACGGAACTCTCCCGACTGGGCTCCTCGAAGACGCTGTACGCCGACACCCGCGGCGAGATGGAACCGGACGTAGTATTGGCGGCGGCGGCCGCCCGCGAGGGGGCGGCCCACGACACCTTCGACGCGTGGACCGGCGACGACCACGACGACGCGGCGGCGCTGTTTGCCGACGCGGCGACCGAGACAGCCGAGCGACGCGACAGCATCGACGCCGACCCAGTCGACCGGACGCCGGCGATGCACGACGTGCTTGATGACTTCGACGGGACCGTCGAACGCCTCGGCGGCTTCGTCGGCTGGGCACTCGTCGACAAGAAGGTCAAGGAGCAGTACACGGGCTTTTTCACTGGGCAGGCGGACCCACAGACGGCGAGTACGTTCCGCAGCGCCGGGAGCGACGTGGTGGACCTCAGAGAGGACGCCACGGAACTGCTCGACGCTGTCTGTGAGAGCGACGACGACTGGGACGCCGCGGAGGCGGCTGCTATCGACGTCATTTCGACGGCCTACGACGAGTATTTCGAGACGCTTGAGGACCTCGGCGTGAACCCGAAGCCGGTCTGCTAA
- a CDS encoding nitrite/sulfite reductase, with amino-acid sequence MPSKVEKWKDEVYGNEIREHLMEFAEKGWDAIPEDEHDAWFERFKWWGLYHQRSGQESYFMMRIGTPNGVIKPGQLEVIGEVAKEYASGPADNPEFGDAYCDWTTRQSIQLHWIKLEDIPEIFEKLEAVGLGTQQACGDSWRNIVGCPVAGKDKHEHVDAWPVAEDLHETFKGNDDYSNLPRKWKVAIAGCDEGCGQGDINDLAFEPAEKDGELGFNVRIGGGLSRKEPRLARDIDVWVPPEQAADVAHGMSTLFREHGDREDRFNARIKFLMDEWGPEKMRSVLQEEYVDFELPTAGEDMRDQYSYNTGSQDGHNDHVGIHEQKDGNYYVGLNVLVGRMGADDVIELAELADEYGSGEVRLTQRQNIIVTDVPEENLDAFTSEPLLENYSPDPSPFMRGSIACTGTEYCSLSIVETKNRQVRYARWLKDNVELPEDHKDFHIHLSGCTASCAQPQIADVSLRGMKTRKDGEPVEALDIGLGGGLGDDPRFADWVEMRVPADEVPGAIKNLVNNFEDAREGGETFRDFVEDRDEETLAEMVEPEETDYDDPYMHNTKMTWYPYAEDDDMQSSPAPTDGSGEPLPSDD; translated from the coding sequence ATGCCCAGTAAAGTCGAGAAATGGAAGGACGAGGTTTACGGTAACGAGATCCGGGAGCATTTGATGGAGTTCGCGGAGAAAGGCTGGGACGCCATCCCGGAGGACGAACACGACGCTTGGTTCGAGCGCTTCAAGTGGTGGGGGCTGTACCACCAGCGCTCCGGTCAGGAGTCCTATTTCATGATGCGCATCGGGACGCCAAACGGCGTCATCAAGCCCGGCCAGCTCGAAGTCATCGGTGAGGTCGCCAAGGAGTACGCCAGCGGGCCTGCCGACAACCCCGAGTTCGGCGACGCCTACTGTGACTGGACGACTCGCCAGAGCATCCAGCTTCACTGGATCAAGCTGGAGGACATCCCGGAGATCTTCGAGAAGCTCGAAGCCGTCGGTCTGGGAACGCAACAGGCCTGTGGCGACTCTTGGCGGAACATCGTCGGCTGTCCGGTCGCTGGTAAGGACAAGCACGAGCACGTCGATGCTTGGCCCGTCGCCGAGGACCTTCACGAGACGTTCAAGGGCAACGACGACTACTCGAACCTCCCGCGGAAGTGGAAGGTCGCCATCGCCGGCTGTGACGAGGGCTGTGGGCAGGGCGACATCAACGACCTCGCCTTCGAACCGGCCGAGAAGGACGGCGAACTCGGCTTCAATGTCCGTATCGGCGGCGGCCTCTCCCGTAAGGAACCGCGCCTCGCCCGTGATATCGACGTGTGGGTGCCGCCGGAGCAGGCCGCCGACGTGGCCCACGGTATGTCCACGCTCTTCCGCGAGCACGGTGACCGCGAGGACCGCTTCAACGCCCGTATCAAGTTCCTCATGGACGAATGGGGACCGGAGAAGATGCGCTCTGTCCTGCAGGAGGAGTACGTCGACTTCGAACTGCCGACCGCAGGCGAGGACATGCGCGACCAGTACAGCTACAACACTGGGTCTCAGGACGGGCACAACGACCACGTCGGGATCCACGAGCAGAAGGACGGCAACTACTACGTCGGCCTGAACGTGCTGGTCGGCCGGATGGGTGCCGACGACGTTATCGAACTCGCGGAACTCGCCGACGAGTACGGTTCCGGCGAGGTCCGACTGACTCAGCGCCAGAACATCATCGTCACCGACGTTCCCGAGGAGAACCTCGACGCGTTCACCAGCGAACCCCTGCTGGAGAACTACTCCCCGGACCCGTCGCCGTTCATGCGTGGCTCCATCGCCTGCACGGGCACGGAGTACTGTTCGCTCTCTATCGTCGAGACGAAGAACCGGCAGGTCCGCTACGCCCGCTGGCTCAAGGACAACGTCGAACTGCCCGAAGACCACAAGGACTTCCACATCCACCTCTCGGGCTGTACGGCCTCCTGTGCCCAGCCCCAGATCGCCGACGTGTCCCTGCGTGGGATGAAGACCCGCAAGGACGGCGAGCCGGTCGAGGCGCTCGACATCGGTCTCGGCGGCGGCCTCGGCGACGACCCGCGCTTCGCCGACTGGGTGGAGATGCGTGTCCCGGCCGACGAAGTCCCCGGCGCGATCAAGAACCTCGTCAACAACTTCGAGGACGCCCGCGAGGGCGGCGAGACCTTCCGTGACTTCGTTGAGGACCGCGACGAGGAGACGCTGGCCGAGATGGTCGAACCCGAAGAGACGGACTACGACGACCCGTACATGCACAACACGAAGATGACGTGGTATCCCTACGCAGAGGACGACGACATGCAGTCCTCGCCCGCGCCGACCGACGGCTCCGGCGAGCCGCTGCCGTCCGACGACTAA
- a CDS encoding signal peptidase I, which produces MLVLTLIVGALVGQPVLLSFVVSGSMSPTIQEGDGFVAIPEQVAGDIEQGDVIVFQSQEIRGGELTTHRVVGETERGYITRGDANPFTDQDGAEPPVTDSQIVAVAWQPGGQVVTIPNLGTAILAGRVVVTNILTAVTTVLGVEQAAESWQAGSVMLVSGVILFAISIGSGIVNGSSRERARSRGQDTFDPRYAALFLTAIIIVPANIAMVAPSSTHQIPAGEIATGNNIPAGEPVEATLVANNEDALVTMLVVFNASGQTTIENRWLDVPGGETTSTSLYTPAPPRGEQKVVTVSEYRYIVLLPPTVIIAMHDIHPLVALGVINAALTVAVLAFVIGLLGTSKRRVRDTDRDISLSLRLKRRLL; this is translated from the coding sequence GTGTTGGTCCTGACACTCATCGTGGGCGCACTGGTCGGGCAGCCAGTGCTTTTGAGCTTCGTCGTGTCCGGAAGTATGTCGCCAACGATTCAGGAGGGGGATGGCTTCGTTGCGATTCCGGAGCAGGTCGCAGGCGACATTGAGCAGGGCGATGTCATCGTCTTCCAGTCACAGGAGATTCGCGGTGGGGAGTTGACGACACACCGCGTCGTCGGCGAAACCGAGCGGGGATACATTACGCGGGGGGATGCAAACCCGTTCACAGATCAGGACGGGGCTGAACCCCCAGTGACCGACAGCCAGATCGTCGCAGTCGCTTGGCAGCCCGGCGGACAGGTGGTGACAATCCCGAACCTCGGCACGGCCATCCTCGCCGGCCGTGTCGTTGTCACGAACATACTGACTGCGGTTACGACGGTCCTCGGAGTAGAGCAGGCAGCCGAGTCTTGGCAGGCGGGCTCTGTGATGCTAGTCTCCGGCGTGATACTGTTTGCAATAAGCATCGGCAGTGGGATCGTGAATGGCTCCTCACGCGAACGAGCACGTTCGCGCGGACAGGATACCTTTGATCCGCGGTACGCCGCGCTCTTTCTGACCGCAATCATCATTGTGCCGGCCAACATCGCAATGGTGGCCCCGAGCTCAACCCACCAGATCCCGGCCGGTGAGATCGCAACCGGAAACAATATTCCCGCCGGTGAGCCGGTCGAAGCCACGCTTGTAGCCAACAACGAAGACGCGCTGGTGACAATGCTCGTCGTGTTTAACGCGTCCGGTCAGACGACAATCGAGAACCGGTGGCTCGATGTCCCCGGCGGAGAAACGACCTCAACATCGCTGTATACGCCCGCACCGCCACGGGGCGAGCAGAAGGTAGTGACCGTCTCTGAGTACCGATACATCGTTTTGCTGCCACCGACTGTCATTATCGCAATGCATGATATTCACCCACTGGTGGCACTGGGCGTGATTAATGCGGCGCTCACTGTGGCTGTACTGGCATTCGTCATCGGGTTGCTCGGGACAAGCAAGCGACGTGTCCGTGACACCGACCGGGACATTTCACTGTCCCTCCGATTAAAGCGTCGACTGCTGTGA